The following proteins come from a genomic window of Hymenobacter canadensis:
- a CDS encoding immunity 53 family protein, whose translation METLTWLQDWYRARCDGEWEFREGIKLLSTSNPGWSVEINVSDTPLEDAYLPLTKFDRSESDWYGYFLEDALFVGSGDPAKLEVILRVFRNLIENGIPSPSNA comes from the coding sequence ATGGAAACGCTGACTTGGCTGCAAGACTGGTACCGGGCCCGGTGCGATGGGGAATGGGAATTCCGTGAAGGCATCAAGCTGCTTTCCACGAGCAACCCGGGCTGGAGCGTGGAAATCAACGTGTCGGATACCCCTTTAGAGGACGCATACCTTCCCTTGACTAAGTTCGACCGGTCGGAGAGTGATTGGTACGGCTACTTCCTGGAAGACGCCTTGTTTGTCGGCTCCGGCGACCCGGCAAAGCTGGAAGTCATTTTGCGTGTGTTTCGCAACCTGATAGAAAACGGCATCCCTTCGCCATCCAACGCCTAA
- a CDS encoding DUF4262 domain-containing protein, with product MKNTTRAELAANIKQHRWLVFNIMEGNETEPAFSYTVGLFETFGHPEVVISGVKQEAAMGILNEIGHGVAEGLKREPGVLYDDILEGYSCVFKPVSSQKYEAYFGRALIFYEGPTFPMMQCVWPDALKRFPGEAGYTLSTQEVLFEQ from the coding sequence ATGAAGAATACGACCCGTGCGGAATTAGCTGCCAACATCAAACAGCACCGGTGGTTGGTGTTCAACATCATGGAAGGCAACGAAACCGAACCGGCCTTCTCTTACACAGTGGGTTTGTTCGAGACGTTTGGCCACCCCGAAGTAGTGATTTCCGGCGTGAAGCAGGAGGCTGCCATGGGCATTCTCAACGAAATTGGTCACGGTGTCGCTGAAGGGCTGAAGCGAGAACCTGGGGTTCTCTACGACGATATCTTGGAGGGCTACTCCTGTGTATTTAAACCCGTTTCTTCGCAGAAGTACGAGGCATACTTTGGCCGAGCGTTAATCTTTTATGAGGGGCCTACCTTTCCGATGATGCAATGCGTCTGGCCCGATGCCCTAAAACGGTTTCCCGGCGAAGCGGGCTATACCCTTTCCACCCAGGAAGTATTATTCGAGCAGTAG
- a CDS encoding DUF805 domain-containing protein, with product MFRDVSSPKGRIGRLEYGLSYFAYLVVLVVLQLVFGPNENDNLLLALFYLASFLLCLWFLVAQGAKRCHDRGNSGWYQFIPFYVFWMLFAAGDSGDNAYGPNPKAAAPAGERK from the coding sequence GTGTTTCGAGACGTTTCTTCCCCTAAAGGCCGAATTGGGCGCTTAGAGTACGGCCTGAGCTACTTCGCTTACCTAGTCGTTTTGGTCGTCCTCCAGCTCGTGTTTGGTCCCAACGAGAACGACAACCTTTTACTAGCCCTCTTCTACCTGGCGTCCTTTCTGCTGTGCTTGTGGTTCCTCGTGGCCCAGGGGGCCAAGCGGTGCCACGACCGCGGCAATAGCGGCTGGTACCAATTCATCCCTTTTTACGTGTTCTGGATGCTTTTTGCGGCGGGGGATAGCGGGGACAATGCTTATGGCCCCAACCCGAAAGCAGCTGCCCCAGCGGGAGAACGTAAGTAA
- a CDS encoding IS1182 family transposase — MTRFRLSERVPTHNLYRRLAELVDWRFLYEETKALYSHTGQPSLDPVVFFKLVLVGRLENLISDRRLVEHCALRLDILFFLGYEVDEELPWHSTVSRTRQLFPAAVFERLFDHVFAQCVAQGLVAGDTQAVDSAPVKANASLEAVLEKGQVSARGPLLVTGELVATAPAAHLVTAPAHQLRNLATAQARRQGTQSGALGAQHDKARLLSNKTHYSPTDPDARISIKPGKARALNYLCSLAVDTAHGVISHVQADFADSRDSLHLPRLLTGLQQRLRAQQLRMHELLADAGYANGLNYALLEAQQVTAWIPVFGQYKATIEGFTYDAEQDVYHCRAGKALPFRKCDMTADGTGLKIYWATCSDCQQCPLKSTCIPGAKRKQLTRTLYDAPYRRAWQRQQSRQGQRMRRVRQGTVEPVFGNLIQHYGLRRMNVRGQAGAHKTMLLTAVAYNLKKLLKHRVNRQVSLAMALPQPILALIRRSQGPTGRP, encoded by the coding sequence GTGACTCGTTTTCGGCTCTCCGAACGGGTTCCGACTCATAACCTGTACCGGCGGCTGGCCGAGCTGGTCGACTGGCGTTTTCTTTACGAAGAGACCAAAGCGCTCTACAGTCACACGGGCCAGCCCTCGCTCGACCCGGTGGTGTTTTTCAAGCTCGTGCTCGTGGGCCGGCTGGAAAACCTGATCAGTGACCGGCGCTTGGTCGAGCACTGTGCCCTGCGGCTCGATATCCTCTTTTTCCTGGGCTACGAAGTGGATGAGGAGTTGCCTTGGCACTCGACCGTGAGCCGCACCCGCCAGCTATTTCCAGCCGCCGTATTTGAGCGCCTGTTTGACCACGTCTTTGCCCAGTGCGTAGCCCAGGGGCTAGTGGCCGGCGACACGCAAGCCGTCGACTCCGCCCCGGTCAAGGCCAATGCCTCGCTGGAAGCGGTGCTGGAAAAGGGGCAGGTGAGCGCCCGCGGCCCGTTGCTGGTCACAGGTGAGCTGGTGGCCACGGCGCCTGCGGCTCACCTGGTAACGGCCCCGGCGCACCAGCTGCGGAATCTGGCCACGGCCCAGGCTCGGCGACAGGGCACGCAATCGGGCGCCTTGGGCGCACAGCATGACAAAGCCCGATTGCTGAGCAACAAGACCCATTATAGCCCCACCGACCCGGATGCGCGCATTTCCATTAAGCCCGGCAAAGCCCGGGCGCTCAATTACCTCTGCAGCCTAGCCGTGGACACGGCCCACGGCGTGATCAGCCACGTGCAGGCTGATTTCGCCGATAGCCGCGATAGCCTGCACTTACCCCGCCTGCTCACTGGGCTGCAGCAGCGGTTACGAGCGCAGCAGCTGCGCATGCATGAGCTGCTGGCCGACGCGGGCTACGCCAACGGCTTGAATTACGCCCTGCTCGAAGCCCAGCAGGTCACGGCCTGGATTCCGGTCTTTGGCCAATACAAGGCCACTATCGAAGGCTTTACCTACGATGCTGAGCAGGACGTTTACCACTGCCGGGCGGGCAAGGCGCTGCCGTTTCGCAAGTGCGATATGACGGCCGACGGCACCGGGCTAAAAATCTACTGGGCCACCTGCTCGGACTGCCAGCAGTGCCCGCTCAAGTCTACCTGCATACCCGGGGCCAAGCGCAAGCAGCTCACCCGCACGCTCTACGACGCACCCTACCGCCGGGCTTGGCAGCGCCAGCAAAGCCGACAGGGACAGCGCATGCGCCGGGTGCGCCAAGGCACCGTCGAGCCCGTCTTCGGCAATCTGATCCAGCACTACGGCCTGCGCCGGATGAACGTGCGTGGCCAGGCCGGGGCCCACAAAACCATGCTGCTCACAGCCGTGGCCTACAACCTGAAAAAGCTGCTCAAGCACCGTGTCAACCGGCAAGTGAGCCTGGCCATGGCCCTGCCACAGCCGATATTAGCCCTTATTAGGCGCTCGCAGGGCCCAACTGGCCGACCTTGA